In a single window of the Thermofilum uzonense genome:
- a CDS encoding V4R domain-containing protein, with the protein MLNKTLPYEMGRYAIEPGTRPYIYHLILSPEALKATGLLEEVSMIFASRNIPILELKVSTPPRLKVRIIVIVDLKGREDLAEGLRGELSRLRFVEEVTYTPPIAEGVVFDTFSFPLTFMGERSIIMRRAVYEGFIKGGWERFGSAFAAMLYLMGFEAGRKAFVDYYSIFRDPNTQLKAVSAVFQMLGYGVLEFVRVDDNAHRAVVRVYDSFECELFKGAGDIRSGFVRGIIAGFLAGRWNVKEVSAREVKCIARGDPYCEFHVEVEEGSR; encoded by the coding sequence ATGCTTAACAAAACGTTACCTTATGAGATGGGCCGATATGCTATCGAGCCTGGTACGCGGCCTTACATCTACCACTTGATACTTAGTCCTGAGGCTTTGAAGGCTACAGGGCTGCTCGAGGAAGTCTCAATGATATTTGCTTCCAGGAATATCCCGATCCTAGAGTTGAAGGTTTCCACTCCGCCCAGGTTGAAGGTCAGGATCATTGTTATAGTTGATTTAAAAGGCCGGGAAGACCTCGCAGAGGGCTTGAGAGGCGAACTGTCAAGGCTGAGGTTTGTTGAAGAAGTTACGTATACACCTCCCATAGCGGAGGGCGTTGTTTTCGACACCTTTAGCTTCCCGTTAACCTTTATGGGCGAACGCTCGATTATAATGCGGAGAGCTGTCTATGAAGGGTTTATAAAGGGGGGATGGGAGAGGTTTGGCTCTGCCTTCGCCGCTATGCTCTACCTTATGGGTTTCGAGGCTGGACGGAAAGCTTTCGTAGACTATTATAGTATTTTCCGTGATCCTAACACCCAGCTCAAGGCTGTGAGCGCGGTGTTCCAGATGCTTGGCTACGGTGTCCTAGAGTTTGTCAGGGTTGACGACAATGCCCATAGGGCTGTCGTCAGGGTTTATGATAGCTTTGAGTGCGAGTTGTTCAAGGGGGCTGGTGATATAAGGAGTGGTTTTGTCAGGGGCATTATAGCAGGCTTCCTAGCGGGTCGGTGGAATGTGAAGGAGGTTTCTGCCAGGGAGGTGAAGTGTATAGCTAGGGGAGACCCCTATTGCGAGTTTCATGTTGAAGTGGAAGAGGGCAGTAGATAG
- a CDS encoding ABC transporter ATP-binding protein: MVRVRLENVSKIFKGGVDAVKNLNLEVKDKEFVVLLGPSGCGKTTTLLMIAGVYKPTTGYIYFDDVVVNDLEPKDRNIGMVFQSYALYPHMTVYENIAFPLKLKKLSKQEIDERVKEVAKTLHIEDLLNRKPGQLSGGQQQRVALARAIVKRPQLFLMDEPLSNLDAKIRVEVRAELKRLQRDLGITTIYVTHDQAEAMSLADRVAVLNKGELQQYSTPEELYRNPANTFVAGFIGSPPANLLQADVVFEPQPRLEVAGAVFPLPQDIAQVLREKGETKVTLMVRPEHLVVRKGKTFTVYSVEWLGREEFAFLSAPDGTLIRAVLPPEERFNIGDGVEVSFDYGKVHFYRRSGELII; the protein is encoded by the coding sequence ATGGTTAGGGTAAGACTGGAAAACGTGTCCAAGATCTTTAAGGGAGGCGTCGACGCAGTTAAAAACCTAAACCTAGAAGTCAAAGACAAAGAGTTCGTTGTCCTGCTTGGGCCAAGCGGCTGCGGAAAGACGACGACACTCCTGATGATAGCAGGAGTCTACAAGCCCACAACAGGCTACATCTACTTTGATGACGTAGTGGTGAACGACCTTGAACCAAAGGACAGGAACATAGGAATGGTTTTCCAGAGCTACGCGCTCTATCCGCACATGACAGTCTACGAGAACATAGCTTTCCCCCTGAAACTCAAGAAACTATCAAAGCAAGAGATCGATGAGAGAGTAAAGGAGGTCGCAAAGACACTCCACATCGAGGATCTCCTTAACAGGAAGCCTGGACAGCTCAGCGGTGGCCAACAGCAGCGCGTCGCTCTAGCAAGGGCAATAGTGAAGCGTCCACAGCTTTTCCTGATGGACGAGCCCCTAAGCAACCTCGACGCCAAGATAAGGGTAGAAGTAAGGGCGGAGCTCAAGAGGCTCCAAAGGGATTTAGGCATAACCACGATATACGTCACCCACGACCAGGCAGAGGCAATGAGCCTAGCAGACAGGGTTGCAGTCCTCAACAAGGGTGAGCTCCAACAGTACTCGACCCCCGAGGAGCTATACAGGAACCCGGCGAACACCTTTGTGGCAGGCTTTATCGGAAGCCCGCCAGCGAACCTGCTCCAGGCCGACGTAGTCTTCGAGCCACAGCCAAGGCTAGAGGTTGCTGGAGCCGTATTTCCACTGCCACAAGACATAGCACAAGTTCTACGCGAGAAGGGCGAGACAAAAGTAACCCTAATGGTTAGACCAGAACACCTCGTCGTACGTAAAGGTAAAACCTTTACTGTCTACTCGGTGGAGTGGCTAGGACGGGAAGAGTTCGCTTTCCTCTCAGCCCCGGACGGGACACTGATAAGAGCTGTCCTCCCACCCGAGGAACGTTTCAACATAGGGGACGGCGTCGAGGTATCCTTCGACTACGGAAAGGTACACTTTTATAGGCGGAGCGGCGAGTTGATAATCTAA
- a CDS encoding type II/IV secretion system ATPase subunit → MSSTESGSAPRAIIVPPEEIILDFYEVVPPLGYAVITRNQRTGRLMYRVVEPVLTREDQAVIEELKRILVEEQRPSLEELRKRGAEEVLRERVERIIKRYRLPIPREAFDKVFYYVRRDMLGYGKIDLLIRDPQIEDISCDGIGLPVFVWHSRFESLPTNIVFADASEMESVLVRLALKAGKQISVAQPIVEGSLPEGYRLHAALSEVARRGGTFTVRKFREVPFSIVDLVVSGTLSPELAAFLWLLVEHKKSLIVVGATAGGKTTLLNAIATFIRPEAKIVSIEETPELNLPHENWVPLVARPASDPWARDVTLFDLLKSALRMRPDYVIVGEVRGEEAFTLFQAIATGHAGMCTMHAENADYAVKRLTSEPMNVPVPLIPLMNVFVTVRRFVTEDKIFRRVVEVSEILTGDKLAWNPVYRYDQVSDKIMRVGESTVLARIAEEEGVPLSLLVEELKRREEIIKWLVERKITDFQRVSRLVRDYALRPTTVYTAIERGVYTL, encoded by the coding sequence GTGTCGAGTACTGAATCCGGGTCGGCTCCACGTGCCATAATTGTACCGCCTGAGGAGATTATCCTGGACTTCTACGAGGTTGTCCCGCCGCTAGGCTACGCAGTTATAACTAGAAACCAGAGGACTGGGCGGTTAATGTATAGGGTTGTAGAGCCGGTTTTAACTAGGGAGGATCAGGCTGTGATAGAAGAGCTCAAGAGGATTCTTGTGGAGGAGCAGAGGCCTAGCCTGGAGGAGCTCAGGAAGCGTGGAGCAGAAGAGGTGTTGCGTGAGCGCGTTGAAAGGATTATAAAGAGGTATAGGCTTCCGATACCAAGGGAGGCCTTCGACAAGGTCTTCTACTATGTGAGAAGAGACATGCTAGGGTACGGCAAGATAGACTTGCTGATACGGGACCCGCAGATAGAGGATATCTCGTGCGACGGTATAGGCTTGCCTGTCTTCGTGTGGCACAGCAGGTTCGAATCCCTTCCAACAAACATCGTCTTCGCGGATGCATCCGAGATGGAGAGCGTCCTGGTAAGACTGGCCCTGAAGGCCGGGAAACAAATATCGGTGGCTCAGCCAATAGTTGAGGGCTCGCTGCCTGAGGGCTATAGGCTTCACGCTGCTCTCTCGGAGGTGGCGCGCAGGGGAGGCACGTTCACCGTGAGGAAGTTTAGGGAGGTGCCTTTCTCGATCGTGGACCTCGTGGTGAGCGGTACATTGTCTCCAGAGCTTGCAGCCTTCCTATGGCTCCTGGTCGAGCACAAGAAGAGCCTTATCGTAGTAGGGGCCACAGCGGGTGGGAAGACCACTCTGTTAAATGCCATTGCCACCTTTATACGTCCAGAGGCTAAGATAGTCTCCATCGAGGAGACCCCGGAGCTGAACCTCCCTCATGAGAACTGGGTTCCACTCGTCGCGAGGCCTGCTTCCGACCCTTGGGCCCGTGATGTGACTCTCTTCGACCTGTTGAAGTCAGCTTTGAGGATGCGCCCGGACTACGTGATCGTGGGGGAGGTTAGAGGCGAGGAGGCCTTCACGCTGTTCCAAGCTATCGCGACGGGGCATGCGGGAATGTGCACCATGCATGCGGAGAACGCGGACTACGCGGTGAAGCGGCTTACATCTGAGCCCATGAACGTACCTGTCCCGCTCATCCCCTTGATGAATGTCTTCGTTACGGTTAGGAGGTTTGTCACGGAGGATAAGATCTTCAGGAGGGTTGTGGAGGTCAGCGAGATCCTAACGGGGGATAAACTTGCCTGGAACCCTGTTTACAGGTATGACCAGGTCAGCGACAAGATTATGAGGGTTGGCGAAAGCACCGTCTTGGCGAGGATAGCCGAGGAAGAGGGTGTCCCGTTAAGCTTGCTGGTCGAGGAGCTGAAGAGGAGAGAAGAGATAATCAAATGGCTCGTTGAGAGGAAGATAACCGACTTCCAGCGTGTCAGCAGGCTTGTGAGGGACTATGCCCTGCGTCCCACGACTGTCTACACCGCTATCGAGAGAGGGGTGTACACGCTTTGA
- a CDS encoding ferritin-like domain-containing protein encodes MSEKLVKSLGKSIELENKNASDLESGVKGLKSEVIRTILGSIAFDSRKHAEMYKGILNILTNVSPAISEEDFEKLRVIVQTHIKLEEEMIKELKTYMGELKDPRVENIFRYILNDEYKHHRMLVNILEIIVKREVIKESEIWDMLWKEVPFHGTPGG; translated from the coding sequence ATGAGCGAGAAGCTTGTCAAAAGCCTGGGGAAGAGCATAGAGCTTGAGAACAAGAATGCCTCGGATCTCGAGAGTGGTGTTAAGGGTTTGAAGAGCGAGGTTATCAGGACTATTCTGGGGAGTATAGCTTTTGACTCTCGCAAGCACGCCGAGATGTATAAGGGTATACTTAACATCCTGACTAATGTCTCGCCTGCTATCAGCGAGGAGGACTTTGAGAAGTTGAGGGTTATTGTTCAGACACACATAAAGCTGGAGGAGGAGATGATAAAGGAGCTTAAAACCTATATGGGTGAGTTGAAGGATCCTAGGGTTGAGAATATATTCCGCTACATCCTGAATGACGAGTACAAGCATCACAGAATGCTTGTAAACATTCTCGAGATTATTGTTAAGAGAGAGGTCATAAAAGAGTCTGAGATATGGGATATGCTTTGGAAGGAGGTACCATTCCACGGGACGCCCGGAGGTTAA
- a CDS encoding carbohydrate ABC transporter permease, which yields MRLKLSTVLLYFTAIVLTLIIIVPLALLIGLAFSKSQVTIEGFTLDNFNFIRNGILFQENPVYSKLYPNVYTVTVNTMILAFGNMLLVVLISSMAAYVISRYSFRGRSTLLGTFLVIHGVPASVLLIALYFLLRQLNLLNTLAGVILVRMSVDLPLGVWVLKGFYDSIPWDIEIASLVDGTSRLGAFYRVMLPLVTPGIFAVALFSFLSGWGEYIFVYTFIQSQTNWTLSLLIRSLVGEMGGINLALIAALSVFYLIPVIVLYVVGEKYLVRVTIGGVKG from the coding sequence GTGAGGTTGAAATTATCAACTGTACTCCTGTATTTTACGGCTATAGTATTAACACTCATAATAATTGTACCTTTAGCTCTACTCATAGGATTAGCCTTCAGCAAGAGCCAAGTTACGATAGAGGGATTCACGCTAGACAACTTCAACTTCATAAGGAACGGAATATTATTCCAAGAGAACCCTGTCTATAGTAAGCTCTACCCCAACGTGTACACCGTTACAGTTAACACAATGATACTTGCATTCGGAAACATGCTCCTCGTAGTATTGATATCCTCCATGGCGGCATACGTTATTTCGCGCTACAGTTTCCGGGGCAGGAGCACCCTTCTAGGAACCTTCCTCGTGATTCACGGCGTCCCCGCATCGGTTCTCTTAATCGCCCTCTACTTCCTATTGCGCCAGCTTAACCTCCTCAACACCCTAGCAGGGGTTATATTGGTCAGGATGTCCGTCGACCTACCCTTAGGTGTGTGGGTTTTAAAGGGCTTCTACGACAGCATACCATGGGACATTGAGATAGCAAGCCTTGTAGACGGGACCAGCAGGCTGGGCGCCTTCTACCGTGTAATGCTACCACTGGTCACACCGGGAATCTTCGCTGTAGCCCTCTTCTCTTTCCTGAGCGGGTGGGGCGAGTACATTTTCGTGTACACGTTCATACAGTCCCAGACAAACTGGACCCTCTCCCTTCTCATAAGGAGCCTGGTGGGGGAGATGGGCGGCATAAACCTCGCGCTCATAGCCGCGCTCTCAGTGTTCTACCTCATACCCGTGATCGTGCTCTACGTCGTTGGTGAAAAGTATTTGGTTAGGGTCACAATAGGTGGTGTAAAGGGGTGA
- a CDS encoding thermopsin family protease: protein MRRVLLLLTLFIFLFSLKTLLAQDNCVSLSYMIHDAIPPNTYHFYEVYFSRPGIVDITMYPELTSTAPVQMVVLDTEQNSQIASTNPQTFLSQMLSARTTTPRRIGLAILNPSSLTARISGRLTVHLCGAPALAWALERMTSTSQTSLGAAAPIGIIDTGISFINGTYTAYAYNFTAARAEIGFTDGFAATSFSTSGTSPGASVQLNLNLEVVTLSGSLQRYWLQEVLVIEGNKVYVNINIWNITMVHKDATCTLSPLLATAITGKGTVRFYSGGSGGCEGYLYAYAEPTTKPLGPTSLEVSLARTTGTITIMFLRDGVLVDQVSLTPYSGAYKASLTVKPLLWEWSPIDAELVFAGKSADYPLALLNSGQVTLKLEYLRDSQWSTPLTAWSTGGNTYEKSVASASLVRPGIMIVKPGSTEAKLLWSSLVLVKTPLGLNFSTSTDISRFIKPIIDLGNGTRLVQPTVFVEGKPFNATRVWPGAVVEIKYLIQHLVYLTLPHKRSELWVYDGTRVASLIPEVIDAGEGVRYKLEKITFSGAEVNSSYEIKRPGELIGYYRKQFLVTIKSLNETTLWVDEGTPLKAMLPEVINLGNNTRLAKPAVRYKANTWNLSEAKIIGPGTYEVTYTRQYFCTISLLAGVTAEWVDQGSTILLHASPTVINGVLYVPTTFIIDGEKTSRKEVVVDRPLNIKALYEAVADLDVSSLGFPALYAEASLSCALKSSRNSSLLVYRLRVVIPETSTADCSVSSIVVPLWPILLALTFSSIAVILFRKKKRLDK, encoded by the coding sequence ATGCGTAGAGTCTTACTCCTGTTAACGCTCTTTATATTCCTTTTTTCACTCAAAACCTTGCTTGCACAGGACAACTGCGTAAGCTTATCATACATGATTCACGACGCCATACCCCCGAACACCTATCACTTCTATGAGGTCTACTTTTCTCGCCCCGGGATCGTCGACATAACAATGTATCCTGAGCTAACCTCGACTGCCCCTGTACAGATGGTCGTTCTGGACACGGAGCAAAACAGCCAGATAGCGTCCACGAACCCTCAAACGTTTCTATCCCAGATGCTCTCGGCGAGAACAACCACGCCCAGAAGGATAGGGCTTGCAATACTAAACCCGTCAAGTTTAACAGCAAGGATAAGCGGCAGGCTCACAGTTCACCTTTGCGGCGCGCCAGCCCTAGCCTGGGCCCTCGAACGCATGACTTCCACATCCCAGACCAGCCTCGGAGCGGCAGCCCCCATAGGAATAATAGACACGGGGATATCCTTTATAAACGGAACATACACAGCCTATGCCTACAATTTCACCGCGGCAAGAGCTGAGATCGGCTTCACAGACGGCTTCGCCGCAACCAGCTTCAGCACCTCAGGTACAAGCCCCGGTGCTAGCGTCCAGCTCAACCTGAACCTTGAAGTGGTTACACTTTCAGGTTCTCTGCAAAGGTACTGGTTACAGGAGGTGCTTGTAATTGAAGGGAATAAGGTCTACGTCAACATAAACATATGGAACATAACGATGGTGCATAAGGACGCCACGTGTACACTATCCCCGTTGCTCGCAACAGCTATTACCGGTAAGGGCACAGTCCGCTTTTATAGCGGCGGATCTGGGGGCTGCGAAGGCTACCTTTACGCTTACGCAGAGCCGACAACCAAACCCTTGGGCCCTACAAGCCTCGAAGTCAGCCTTGCGAGAACAACAGGTACAATCACAATCATGTTCCTGAGAGATGGAGTATTAGTCGACCAAGTGTCCTTAACACCCTACTCTGGTGCCTATAAGGCAAGCCTTACAGTAAAACCCCTCCTATGGGAGTGGAGCCCAATAGACGCTGAGCTTGTATTCGCGGGAAAGTCAGCAGACTATCCCTTAGCCCTGCTCAACTCTGGCCAAGTAACCCTAAAACTAGAATACCTACGCGATAGCCAGTGGTCAACCCCCCTCACAGCCTGGTCAACCGGGGGAAACACGTACGAGAAATCAGTTGCCTCAGCATCGCTTGTAAGGCCGGGAATAATGATTGTGAAGCCAGGATCTACCGAAGCCAAGCTCCTCTGGTCCTCCCTTGTACTCGTCAAAACACCCCTAGGGTTAAACTTCTCAACCAGCACCGATATCTCGCGTTTCATAAAGCCCATAATAGACCTGGGCAACGGTACCAGGCTCGTCCAGCCCACAGTTTTCGTCGAGGGTAAGCCCTTCAACGCCACAAGGGTTTGGCCTGGGGCTGTCGTTGAGATCAAGTATCTTATACAACATCTAGTTTATCTAACACTTCCACACAAGAGGAGTGAGCTCTGGGTCTACGATGGAACAAGGGTCGCCTCCCTGATTCCAGAGGTTATTGATGCTGGAGAAGGAGTAAGGTACAAGCTCGAGAAGATAACATTCTCGGGCGCCGAGGTCAACAGTAGCTACGAGATCAAGAGGCCGGGCGAGCTCATAGGCTACTATCGTAAACAATTCCTAGTAACAATAAAATCCCTCAACGAGACCACCCTATGGGTTGATGAAGGAACACCACTCAAGGCCATGTTACCTGAAGTTATTAATCTAGGGAATAATACTAGGCTCGCAAAGCCCGCGGTAAGATACAAGGCAAACACCTGGAATCTGAGCGAAGCCAAGATCATAGGTCCCGGAACATATGAAGTCACCTATACGAGGCAATACTTCTGCACAATATCCCTCCTAGCAGGCGTCACAGCCGAATGGGTCGACCAGGGCTCCACAATCCTCCTGCACGCCTCACCCACCGTCATAAACGGCGTACTTTACGTGCCAACTACGTTCATCATAGACGGTGAGAAAACAAGTAGAAAAGAAGTCGTGGTTGACAGGCCTTTAAACATCAAGGCTCTTTACGAAGCCGTAGCAGATCTGGACGTATCAAGCCTAGGCTTCCCGGCACTCTACGCTGAAGCAAGCCTCAGCTGTGCTTTAAAGTCGTCCCGGAACTCCTCCCTACTCGTATACCGGTTACGCGTCGTTATACCTGAGACCTCTACAGCTGACTGCAGCGTATCGTCAATCGTAGTGCCATTATGGCCCATTCTGCTCGCTTTAACCTTCTCAAGTATAGCGGTCATCCTATTCCGCAAGAAAAAGAGGCTTGATAAATAA
- a CDS encoding DUF973 family protein, with protein MAQNIDKELADGLRGLAEGSLLMLVAYIVFLGLAWLAGFWMFMPFYMPMHMREVPYEVSYPRLIALVVMLVFLVIAIYGLVSKIQPGLASLGRWRQDLSGLVPLAVWGLAFGYVLLGVFALLTVLQLPGRFIALWLSFILGVMGYIGLGITALKLGTYLGSGVFTLGGAFALISSLIPVFAPITWLVLYIEASGQAYRVAQGGLKS; from the coding sequence ATGGCTCAGAATATTGACAAAGAGCTTGCGGATGGGCTTAGGGGTCTTGCTGAGGGCTCGCTTTTAATGCTTGTAGCTTATATTGTTTTTCTGGGCCTTGCCTGGCTTGCAGGTTTTTGGATGTTTATGCCTTTCTACATGCCCATGCATATGCGTGAAGTTCCATATGAGGTTTCATATCCACGGCTTATAGCTCTCGTGGTAATGCTGGTCTTCCTAGTTATAGCTATTTATGGGCTTGTCTCGAAGATTCAGCCTGGGCTTGCGTCTCTTGGCCGGTGGAGGCAGGACTTGAGTGGTCTTGTGCCTTTGGCTGTCTGGGGCTTGGCTTTTGGTTACGTGTTGCTCGGGGTTTTCGCCTTGTTAACTGTTTTGCAGCTTCCGGGGAGGTTTATCGCTCTATGGCTTTCCTTTATATTGGGTGTGATGGGGTATATTGGATTGGGTATTACAGCCTTGAAGCTTGGAACATACTTGGGTTCCGGCGTGTTCACCTTGGGAGGAGCTTTCGCTCTTATCTCGTCTCTTATCCCGGTGTTCGCGCCTATAACGTGGCTTGTATTGTATATTGAGGCTAGCGGTCAAGCATATAGGGTTGCGCAGGGAGGACTGAAGTCTTAA
- a CDS encoding type II secretion system F family protein, producing MPYLPLRGRRLAIIALLSLTLGSLPLIVLATLWGNVGRELVYVELTREIVLPWSITLYTLIGISVPLGLAPVAVILWLNLRYVDSLNRQLPTFFKGAADGVRAGMPLPRALEVAARAVGNPLGREILDALSVSALGLSLQEALERLTVKIPEPALKRATSLLVVAQRSGGRVADVLDAAAEMNGVLNSYEEERRANMSPYVWVSYVALVVFLLTATIITSVFVEPLYRVRLPGFVSPPPPELFKSIFYISACMQAFAGGIVSGKIARGTVKASLLHIVVMLTIVVLYFFLQELYFAPAITPRI from the coding sequence ATGCCCTACCTACCCCTACGCGGAAGAAGACTTGCCATCATCGCACTCCTCTCGCTAACGCTAGGCTCCCTTCCGCTCATTGTACTTGCAACGCTTTGGGGAAATGTTGGCCGGGAGCTCGTCTATGTTGAGCTTACGCGGGAAATTGTCCTGCCCTGGTCTATAACGCTCTACACCTTAATAGGCATCTCAGTTCCGCTCGGCCTGGCGCCCGTCGCAGTCATCCTCTGGCTTAACCTCAGGTATGTTGACTCCCTTAACAGGCAGCTCCCCACCTTCTTTAAAGGCGCGGCCGACGGGGTTAGGGCAGGCATGCCTCTCCCAAGAGCACTCGAGGTCGCCGCAAGGGCTGTGGGAAACCCCCTCGGTAGAGAGATACTTGACGCGCTCTCCGTATCAGCTCTAGGCTTAAGCCTACAGGAGGCCCTAGAACGTTTAACTGTGAAGATCCCGGAGCCAGCCCTTAAAAGGGCTACAAGCCTGCTGGTGGTGGCTCAGAGGTCGGGTGGCCGTGTAGCGGACGTACTGGACGCTGCAGCCGAGATGAACGGGGTTCTGAACAGCTACGAGGAGGAGAGGAGGGCTAACATGTCGCCGTACGTCTGGGTCTCCTATGTCGCTCTCGTCGTCTTCCTTTTAACAGCCACTATAATAACCTCGGTATTCGTCGAGCCGCTCTACAGGGTAAGGCTACCAGGCTTCGTGTCTCCGCCTCCACCCGAGCTCTTCAAGAGCATCTTCTATATCTCGGCTTGCATGCAAGCTTTTGCAGGAGGGATCGTCTCGGGTAAAATCGCTAGGGGGACTGTCAAGGCTAGCCTGCTCCATATAGTAGTGATGCTCACAATTGTCGTACTCTACTTTTTCCTACAGGAGCTATACTTTGCCCCAGCTATAACCCCGAGAATCTAG
- a CDS encoding archaellin/type IV pilin N-terminal domain-containing protein, translated as MGMKRRAISPVIATLLLIVIAVAAAVLTYIWLTGYMGTITPHQAPTQLQERVKIDAVKVNTTGVYIYVANVGDVDTSIVGAYVLTLNYTVVCGGSNNYALPKGSTTQVPVQGTCTLTSGKTYIAKVTAKQGSEATYTFVAP; from the coding sequence ATGGGTATGAAAAGGAGGGCTATAAGCCCTGTGATAGCAACGCTCCTTTTAATAGTTATTGCTGTAGCAGCGGCAGTCCTGACTTATATCTGGCTGACAGGATACATGGGCACAATAACCCCCCACCAGGCACCAACACAGCTACAGGAAAGAGTAAAGATTGACGCCGTCAAAGTTAATACTACTGGGGTCTACATATACGTGGCTAATGTAGGTGACGTAGACACAAGTATTGTGGGAGCCTACGTCCTTACATTAAACTATACAGTTGTCTGTGGTGGAAGTAACAACTATGCTTTGCCTAAAGGTTCAACCACACAGGTACCAGTACAAGGAACATGCACTCTCACATCTGGTAAAACATATATAGCAAAGGTTACGGCTAAGCAAGGCTCAGAGGCCACATACACATTTGTCGCACCTTAA
- a CDS encoding type II secretion system F family protein, giving the protein MSLPYLLGKTITRLTGERLKAFRDIYYTAGFTDVWEVYLGKWLLAYLLSTPFAMTISLFIHEYILRYSLPVAFLLTLVLLIPYTLIFLAFTLYYPLYRRHSRGWTITARLPYTLANFAVLASSGLTFTEALRTVRELEENKEIRREIDLLLTDLELLGYDVLTALERAARRSPSAALSLFLSGLRDAYITGGNLYSYASFSTQRLLELKRSELRRVTNTVAAISETYVTLMVAAPLMFIVMLAIIGMLGGTIAGLPVNLLISVLVLIGTPTFAAATLVMLDSALSKV; this is encoded by the coding sequence TTGAGCCTACCCTACCTTCTAGGTAAAACCATTACCCGGTTGACTGGTGAAAGGCTAAAAGCCTTCAGGGACATATACTACACTGCAGGCTTCACTGACGTATGGGAAGTATACCTGGGGAAGTGGCTCCTAGCATACCTTCTTTCGACACCATTTGCGATGACTATCTCCCTGTTTATCCACGAGTACATTCTCCGATATTCCTTACCTGTAGCCTTTCTCCTTACGCTGGTGCTCCTCATCCCCTACACTTTGATATTCCTTGCATTCACCCTCTACTACCCCCTGTACAGGAGGCACTCGAGGGGCTGGACTATAACGGCGAGGCTACCTTACACGCTTGCTAATTTCGCGGTGCTTGCTTCCTCAGGCCTCACGTTTACCGAGGCACTCAGGACTGTAAGGGAGCTCGAGGAGAACAAGGAGATAAGACGGGAGATAGACCTCCTCCTCACAGACCTGGAGCTTCTCGGCTATGATGTCCTGACAGCCCTGGAGAGAGCGGCGAGGCGTAGTCCTTCAGCTGCGCTATCACTGTTTCTCTCAGGCTTAAGGGATGCATACATCACAGGGGGCAACTTGTACAGCTATGCGTCCTTCTCTACTCAGAGGCTCCTCGAGCTTAAGAGAAGCGAGCTACGCAGGGTTACGAATACAGTGGCAGCGATCTCAGAGACCTATGTAACCCTAATGGTAGCCGCCCCCCTAATGTTCATAGTTATGCTGGCAATTATAGGGATGCTTGGAGGAACAATTGCAGGCCTACCAGTAAACCTTCTCATCTCTGTCCTCGTGCTGATCGGCACTCCAACGTTCGCTGCAGCTACACTAGTCATGCTGGACTCTGCGTTATCAAAGGTGTAG